In Methylotenera mobilis JLW8, the following are encoded in one genomic region:
- the rplN gene encoding 50S ribosomal protein L14 — MIQMQSRLEVADNTGARSVQCIKVLGGSKRRYAGIGDIIKVSIKDAAPRGRVKKGEVYSAVVVRTAKGVRRPDGSLVKFDGNAAVLLNNKLEPIGTRIFGPVTRELRSEKFMKIVSLAPEVL; from the coding sequence ATGATTCAAATGCAATCTCGGCTAGAAGTTGCCGACAACACTGGTGCGCGCTCTGTGCAATGCATCAAGGTGTTAGGTGGTTCTAAACGTCGTTACGCTGGTATTGGCGATATCATTAAGGTTAGCATCAAAGATGCTGCGCCTCGTGGTCGCGTTAAAAAAGGCGAAGTGTACAGTGCGGTTGTTGTGCGTACTGCTAAAGGTGTTCGTCGTCCAGACGGCTCTTTGGTTAAGTTCGACGGTAATGCAGCTGTGTTGTTAAATAACAAGCTCGAACCGATTGGCACACGTATTTTTGGGCCAGTGACTCGTGAATTACGTTCAGAAAAATTCATGAAAATCGTTTCACTAGCGCCAGAAGTTTTGTAG
- the rplF gene encoding 50S ribosomal protein L6: MSRVAKNPVAIPAKVEVVLSADAINVSGPLGKLTQPLTGAVVLQREGETITFAAANDAQHSQAMSGTLRALVANMVKGVSEGFTRKLTLVGVGYKAAAQGAVLNLELGYSHPINHKMPEGVTVATPTPTEVVLTGVDKQVIGQVAAQIRAYRAPEPYKGKGVRYADEVVVIKETKKK; this comes from the coding sequence ATGTCACGTGTTGCTAAAAATCCAGTAGCTATTCCTGCTAAAGTTGAAGTGGTGTTAAGTGCTGACGCAATTAATGTTAGCGGCCCATTAGGTAAATTAACACAGCCTTTGACTGGCGCTGTTGTGTTGCAACGTGAAGGTGAAACTATCACTTTTGCAGCTGCAAACGACGCTCAGCATTCTCAAGCAATGTCAGGTACTTTACGTGCTTTGGTTGCTAACATGGTTAAAGGTGTATCAGAAGGCTTTACACGTAAATTGACGCTAGTTGGCGTTGGTTACAAAGCTGCTGCACAAGGTGCTGTGTTGAATTTGGAATTAGGCTATTCACATCCTATCAACCACAAAATGCCAGAAGGCGTTACTGTTGCTACACCTACACCAACTGAAGTTGTGTTAACTGGTGTGGATAAACAGGTTATTGGTCAAGTTGCGGCACAGATTCGCGCTTACCGTGCTCCAGAGCCTTACAAAGGCAAAGGTGTTCGTTATGCGGATGAAGTTGTTGTAATTAAAGAAACCAAAAAGAAATAA
- the rplE gene encoding 50S ribosomal protein L5 has protein sequence MARLKQYYKDSVVKSLTEQFGYTSVMQVPRIEKITLNMGVGEAVADKKVMEHAVGDMEKIAGQKAIVTKAKKSVASFKIRDDYPVGCKVTLRRERMYEFLDRLVTVAIPRIRDFRGISAKSFDGRGNYNMGVKEQIIFPEIEYDKIDAIRGMNITITTTAKTDEEAKALLAAFSFPFRG, from the coding sequence ATGGCGCGTTTAAAACAATACTATAAAGACTCAGTTGTTAAGTCATTGACTGAGCAATTTGGTTACACTTCAGTGATGCAAGTGCCTCGCATCGAAAAAATCACCCTGAACATGGGTGTTGGTGAGGCTGTTGCTGACAAGAAAGTGATGGAGCATGCTGTTGGTGATATGGAGAAAATTGCTGGTCAAAAAGCAATCGTAACCAAAGCTAAGAAATCAGTGGCTTCATTTAAAATTCGTGATGACTATCCTGTTGGATGTAAAGTTACTTTGCGTCGTGAACGCATGTACGAGTTTTTGGATCGCTTGGTAACAGTAGCTATTCCTCGTATCCGTGACTTCCGTGGTATTTCTGCTAAATCTTTTGATGGCCGTGGTAACTACAACATGGGCGTTAAAGAGCAGATCATTTTCCCTGAGATTGAATACGATAAAATCGACGCAATCCGTGGGATGAATATCACTATTACAACTACTGCGAAAACTGATGAAGAAGCAAAAGCATTACTTGCTGCATTCAGTTTCCCTTTCAGAGGTTAA
- the rplO gene encoding 50S ribosomal protein L15: protein MQLNTIKPAEGAKKERRRVGRGIGSGLGKTAGRGHKGQKSRTGGFHKVGFEGGQMPIQRRLPKRGFKSLTKANTAHVRTSELALIPNEVIDLLALKAANIVSGTVTNAKIFLSGDVTAKYNIQGLLLTKGARAAVEAAGGKVLEAA from the coding sequence ATGCAATTAAATACAATTAAGCCTGCTGAAGGCGCAAAAAAAGAACGTCGTCGCGTTGGTCGCGGTATTGGTTCAGGTTTAGGTAAAACAGCTGGTCGTGGCCATAAAGGTCAAAAATCACGTACTGGCGGTTTTCATAAAGTTGGTTTTGAAGGCGGTCAAATGCCTATTCAACGCCGTCTTCCTAAACGTGGCTTCAAATCACTAACTAAGGCTAACACAGCACACGTTCGCACTAGCGAACTTGCTTTGATTCCTAATGAAGTGATTGACTTGTTGGCTTTGAAAGCAGCAAATATCGTTTCTGGCACAGTAACAAACGCTAAGATCTTTTTATCTGGTGATGTAACTGCTAAATACAATATCCAAGGTTTGCTATTGACTAAAGGCGCTCGCGCTGCAGTTGAAGCAGCTGGTGGTAAAGTTTTAGAAGCTGCTTAA
- the rplR gene encoding 50S ribosomal protein L18, which translates to MNNVNNRLRRARKTRAKIAELKVTRLSVHRTNTHIYAQIIAGTGDKVIVSASTVEAEVRKNIKNGGNVEAATAIGKLIAEKAIKAGVTTVAFDRSGYKYHGRIKALADAARENGLSF; encoded by the coding sequence ATGAACAACGTAAATAATCGCTTGCGTCGTGCACGTAAAACCCGTGCCAAAATTGCAGAGCTAAAAGTTACTCGTTTAAGTGTGCACCGTACTAACACGCACATTTATGCGCAAATTATTGCCGGTACTGGTGATAAAGTGATCGTTAGCGCTTCTACTGTAGAAGCTGAAGTTCGCAAAAACATCAAAAATGGTGGCAACGTTGAAGCTGCTACAGCAATTGGTAAATTAATTGCTGAGAAGGCGATCAAGGCTGGTGTTACTACTGTTGCTTTTGATCGTTCTGGTTACAAATATCATGGCCGTATTAAAGCGTTGGCTGATGCCGCACGTGAAAACGGCTTGTCCTTCTAA
- the rpmD gene encoding 50S ribosomal protein L30, with translation MAKAKKDASTIKVTLVRSVIGRIEAHKATVKGLGLRRMHHTVELQDTPAIRGMINTVGYLLKVEA, from the coding sequence ATGGCTAAAGCAAAAAAAGATGCATCAACTATCAAAGTAACGCTAGTAAGAAGTGTTATTGGTCGTATTGAAGCGCACAAGGCTACTGTAAAAGGTCTTGGCCTACGTCGTATGCACCATACAGTTGAGTTACAAGATACACCAGCAATTCGCGGTATGATCAATACCGTTGGCTATCTCTTAAAGGTAGAAGCATAA
- the rplP gene encoding 50S ribosomal protein L16: MLQPSRQKYRKMQKGRNKGIATTGNKVSFGDFGLKAVGRGRLTARQIEAARRVMTRHIKRGGRVWIRIFPDQPISKKPAEVRMGNGKGSTEYYVAQIQPGKMLYEMDGVSEELAREAFRLAAAKLPIETTFMTRQLGS, encoded by the coding sequence ATGCTACAACCGTCTAGACAAAAATACCGTAAGATGCAAAAAGGCCGTAATAAAGGCATTGCAACTACGGGTAATAAAGTAAGTTTTGGTGATTTCGGTTTAAAAGCGGTAGGTCGTGGTCGTTTGACAGCACGTCAAATTGAAGCGGCACGTCGCGTGATGACTCGTCACATTAAACGTGGTGGTCGTGTATGGATTCGTATTTTCCCTGACCAACCAATTTCTAAAAAACCTGCAGAAGTACGTATGGGTAACGGTAAAGGTAGTACAGAGTACTACGTAGCTCAAATCCAACCAGGTAAAATGTTATACGAGATGGACGGTGTTAGTGAAGAGCTAGCACGTGAAGCGTTCCGTTTGGCTGCTGCTAAGCTACCAATCGAGACGACATTCATGACTCGCCAACTTGGTAGTTAA
- the rplX gene encoding 50S ribosomal protein L24: MNKIRKGDQVILNTGKDKGKQGTVLSILESGHVVVEGLNLVKKHAKPNPMKGIAGGIIAKEMPIDISNVALFNSATQKGDRVGFKTLEDGRKIRVFKSNGEAVDA, from the coding sequence ATGAATAAAATTCGCAAGGGTGATCAAGTCATCCTGAATACAGGTAAAGATAAAGGCAAGCAAGGTACAGTGTTAAGTATTCTTGAGTCAGGTCACGTTGTTGTAGAGGGTCTTAACCTAGTTAAGAAACATGCAAAACCTAACCCGATGAAGGGTATCGCTGGTGGCATTATTGCTAAAGAGATGCCGATTGACATCTCAAACGTTGCTTTATTTAACAGTGCGACCCAAAAAGGTGATCGCGTAGGCTTTAAGACATTAGAAGATGGTCGCAAAATTCGCGTATTCAAATCTAATGGCGAAGCAGTTGACGCATAG
- the rpsC gene encoding 30S ribosomal protein S3, with the protein MGQKINPIGFRLSVQKNWASRWYANSKNFPAMLQSDIKVREFLNKKLASAAVSRIMIERPAKNAKITIYSARPGVVIGKKGEDIESLRSSLQGLMGVPVHLNIEEVRKPELDATLIAQSIAQQLEKRVMFRRAMKRAMQNAMRLGAQGIKIMSSGRLNGIEIARTEWYREGRVPLHTLRADIDYGVAEASTTYGIIGIKVWVFKGEIFAGNAQAAQAAVAPAAEPEKRVRKARAKDATTV; encoded by the coding sequence ATGGGTCAGAAAATTAATCCAATTGGTTTCCGTCTGAGCGTTCAAAAGAACTGGGCCTCACGTTGGTATGCCAATAGTAAGAACTTCCCTGCGATGTTGCAAAGCGACATCAAAGTGCGCGAGTTTTTGAATAAGAAACTAGCAAGTGCTGCAGTTAGTCGTATCATGATTGAGCGCCCAGCTAAAAATGCAAAAATCACTATTTACAGTGCACGTCCAGGCGTTGTTATCGGTAAAAAAGGTGAAGACATTGAGTCATTGCGTTCTTCATTACAAGGTTTGATGGGCGTTCCAGTTCATTTGAACATTGAAGAAGTGCGTAAGCCAGAGCTTGATGCTACTTTGATTGCACAATCAATTGCGCAACAACTTGAAAAACGTGTGATGTTCCGCCGTGCCATGAAGCGTGCAATGCAAAATGCAATGCGCTTAGGTGCACAAGGTATCAAGATCATGAGTTCAGGTCGTTTGAACGGTATTGAGATTGCACGTACCGAATGGTACCGTGAAGGCCGTGTGCCACTACATACATTGCGTGCTGACATTGATTACGGTGTGGCTGAAGCTTCAACTACATACGGTATCATCGGTATCAAAGTATGGGTGTTCAAAGGTGAAATTTTTGCAGGTAATGCTCAAGCCGCGCAAGCTGCTGTAGCACCAGCTGCAGAACCTGAAAAAAGAGTAAGAAAGGCGAGGGCTAAAGATGCTACAACCGTCTAG
- the rpsH gene encoding 30S ribosomal protein S8 produces the protein MSMSDPIADMLTRIRNAQMVNKAVVTMPSSNVKSAIASVLKDEGYIEDFAVQTEGNKATLNISLKYYAGRPVIERIQRVSKPGLRVYKGSQEIPKVMNGLGVTIMSTSKGVMTDRKAQAAGIGGEVLCVVA, from the coding sequence ATGAGTATGAGTGATCCAATTGCCGATATGTTAACCCGTATCCGCAATGCGCAGATGGTTAATAAAGCGGTTGTAACTATGCCTTCTTCTAATGTTAAGTCAGCTATTGCTAGCGTTCTTAAAGATGAAGGTTACATCGAAGACTTTGCTGTGCAAACAGAAGGTAATAAAGCAACGTTAAACATTAGTCTTAAATATTACGCAGGTCGTCCAGTTATTGAACGCATCCAACGTGTAAGTAAGCCTGGTTTACGTGTGTACAAAGGAAGCCAAGAGATTCCTAAAGTAATGAATGGCCTTGGTGTGACAATTATGTCTACATCTAAGGGTGTAATGACAGATCGTAAAGCACAGGCTGCCGGTATCGGTGGTGAAGTGCTGTGCGTAGTGGCTTAA
- the rpsQ gene encoding 30S ribosomal protein S17, translating into MTDTTKVVRSLTGRVVSDKMDKTVTVLVERKVKHPLIGKVVRQSKKFHAHDETNSCKEGDLVTIVESRPLSKTKTWVVKQA; encoded by the coding sequence ATGACCGATACAACAAAAGTAGTACGTAGTCTTACTGGTCGTGTAGTTAGCGACAAGATGGACAAAACTGTTACTGTGTTAGTTGAGCGTAAAGTTAAACATCCTTTGATTGGTAAAGTGGTTCGTCAGTCTAAGAAGTTTCACGCGCACGATGAAACAAACAGTTGTAAAGAAGGTGATTTGGTGACTATCGTTGAAAGTCGTCCATTATCAAAAACTAAAACTTGGGTTGTTAAACAGGCCTAA
- the rpsE gene encoding 30S ribosomal protein S5, translating into MAKEIEQQQQQTDGLREKMIAVNRVSKTVKGGRIMSFAALTVVGDGDGAVGMGKGKAREVPVAVQKAMDEARRGMLKINLTNGTLHHAVTGVHGAAKVFIQPASEGTGIIAGGAMRAIFEVMGVTNVVAKCIGSTNPYNLVRATLNGLESMNTPAEIAAKRGKSVEEIRG; encoded by the coding sequence ATGGCAAAAGAAATTGAACAGCAACAGCAGCAGACTGATGGTTTGCGCGAAAAAATGATTGCAGTTAATCGTGTAAGTAAAACGGTTAAAGGTGGTCGTATTATGAGTTTTGCTGCACTTACAGTAGTAGGTGATGGCGACGGCGCTGTAGGTATGGGTAAAGGTAAAGCACGTGAAGTTCCAGTTGCGGTACAAAAGGCAATGGATGAAGCACGTCGCGGTATGTTAAAAATCAATTTAACAAACGGTACTTTACATCATGCAGTTACAGGTGTTCACGGTGCTGCTAAAGTGTTTATTCAACCAGCTTCTGAAGGTACTGGCATTATCGCCGGTGGTGCAATGCGCGCTATTTTCGAGGTGATGGGTGTAACAAACGTGGTTGCTAAATGTATTGGTTCAACCAACCCTTACAACTTAGTACGCGCTACACTAAACGGCTTAGAGTCTATGAACACGCCTGCAGAGATCGCAGCTAAACGTGGTAAATCTGTTGAAGAAATTAGAGGCTAA
- the rpmC gene encoding 50S ribosomal protein L29 — translation MKATDLRAKSVDELNAELIELRRAQFSLRMQLATQQLNKVDQLGKVRKDVARVKTVLAEKAKQA, via the coding sequence ATGAAAGCAACCGATTTAAGAGCAAAAAGCGTTGATGAGCTAAATGCAGAGTTGATTGAATTGCGCCGTGCACAATTCTCTCTACGTATGCAATTGGCTACTCAGCAATTAAATAAAGTAGATCAGCTAGGTAAAGTACGCAAAGATGTAGCGCGTGTTAAGACTGTGTTAGCTGAGAAAGCAAAGCAGGCATAA
- the rpsN gene encoding 30S ribosomal protein S14: MAKTCMTEREIKRRATVSKFAAKRAALEAAMNDVNATAESRFEARMKFQALPRNSSPVRLRNRCALTGRPRGVFSKFGIARSKLRDLMMSGQVPGVTKASW; encoded by the coding sequence ATGGCTAAAACCTGTATGACAGAGCGCGAAATCAAACGTCGCGCAACTGTAAGTAAATTTGCTGCAAAACGTGCGGCACTTGAAGCTGCAATGAACGATGTTAATGCTACTGCTGAAAGTCGTTTTGAAGCGCGTATGAAATTCCAAGCGCTTCCACGTAACTCAAGCCCAGTGCGCCTACGTAATCGTTGTGCTTTGACTGGTCGCCCACGTGGTGTGTTTAGTAAATTTGGTATTGCGCGTAGTAAATTGCGCGATTTAATGATGAGTGGCCAAGTGCCAGGCGTCACCAAAGCTAGCTGGTAA